The stretch of DNA TCTGCCCTTGCACTTTGTTCAGAAGCATCTGAAAGGATTTCTGCACCAAGTATGTACACAATAATGAATGATTGAAAATAAAGCAAATCGGAAAGAAAGTAGCAAGTCTTATATGAATATGATCTTTACAGGGtagttccttgcaaaaaagatAAGGTTCTCCAACGATATGAGTCCACCACCCCTGCATGGATATAGTCAGTATTAGACGGACGGGCATATTCTGGCACTCTAATGATCAAACTACAAATAGGAAACCTGAAATCAGTAGATGGATCAGTGCCTTGCCAACCCATCTCCTTCCATAATTCTGATTTCAGAGGAGGAATCTCGCGAGTGGGATATGCTAAACGCCACAGCTGTCTCAAGGCATCCTAATAACAGTAATGTAGATTAGTTACTTTCCTTGAATGAGAGGATACCAACATGAAAACTGATCCACAGAATTTATACATACTTGATGTTCAATACGGGAGCCATCAAAAGGAATTTGCAATCTCCGTCTCAAAGTATTCAATCTTTCTTCCTGGAAAAGAAAAGGTCATTAAGTACTAAACCAACTCATGCAACACTGATATAAACATTTCCTCTACACCTTACCTGCAAAGGGCTAAGATATACTGGATTGCTTTGGTTATCCAAAGAGAAGGGAAATAATCTGCCAAAAATTGATCCTGAGCCTACAATAATATTTGCTGCAAAGAAAAGAGCAAGAAAAAGGTATATCAGTATTATAAAAGCATTAAGAGTCAGTGGGACACAGTTCATGAAGAGCAGCAACTAGTAAGTCGTAATATAGTAAAACAATATCAATTAGAAAAATGGGCTCACTACATTTCCATATCGCTTCCATGATTTATGAAAAGCAACATAGTGAAAGTAAAGACTAGGCATTGGACTTTCAAATTATTAAAAGGTGTTTCTTGGAATGGTAATGATTCTTCTGCTATGTTAACTTTGACTATGTTTGAATGCTTTGCTGTAGGTTATCCAATAACACAGAAAACAAAAGAATGTTTTGCAGTACTTCTGAAGATGATGCGAATAGCAAACAGTGAGAGGGAGACAGGAGACTATAGAACTACAAGCAGCTGCATCCATCATTCCTCTATTTTGTCCCCACAGGCCACAGCCCAACTGAACGAAGTTCTAAATTTGCAAGCACACAACAAAAGCAAAATATGCACATTCATTCAGACAGTGACACTTTGATAGCCAGTAACATAGGATTTCAcagacaaaagaagaaaatTCTTTCAGGAGACAGGGAGGTGCAGATGCGACGTGATGGTTTACATACTAGGAAGAAAATTAGTACTAAGAGTTTGTTTCTTGCAATGGATTGGAATCCAACTTAACCCAATGACTACCAAAGAGTACCAGCTTGATCGAGTCAGAATCAGAAATGCATACACAATGAATACATGAACATAGGCATATTAACCTAGACTGTGAATGAAGTCTAAGAGTTGGTAACTTGGTATGGACCTGTGGTGCATATGCTGCTAAACATTTATACAAACTACTCAATGAATTTATATTCAATAAGGACCAAGGAAGTAAGGAGGACTAATCTATCACTCCTATCAAAGTTCTAGAAATCAGGAAACTGAAAAGGATGATAAAAGTCCACCGTGAAGCATCTGAAATTCATGAATAATAACCTAAGATAAATCTGATGGTTTAAATGAGAGCATTACCCAACCATTGTGCCCACTGTGCAATCAAATTTGAGAAAAGAAATGACCAGTGTAGTTGCTCCTTCTTTCTATCATCATCCCACAAGTCCTGCCTTCTAGGATCATAAACCTATAGCAGGCCAAAAAAACAAATCAATGTGCATATTGAACAATAATATGGAATAATGCATCCAACCAAAAAAAGTTGTgatgaaaattttaaaaattgtgGATAGGAAGAACTAACCTCTGATCCACCATTGTCGTGGCTGGAGCCAAGTAGAGGCTCATTGAGGGCATCAGCACTGGATATGTCAACATGTTCATTTTTCCTTCCATCGACATCTCCATGATGGAGCCGCCTCCTCAGACTGCTTATTGACATGGAGTAGTACTACCAGCTCAAACTAGAAGCCTACACTGGAAAAATATTACAGAACACAATCAGCAATAGTCGAAGGCAGTGTAACAATAGCAATAGTTTCCAGCAAAAAAACACTTAATGCATTCATGTGCAACCATCCAATCATAAGCCTTCATTGTTCGTGAAACAACAATGCTGTTACATTCTAGGAATAACCAACATAGCAGTTTATACGCAGAATACAAGgtaccaaaatccaaaggaTCACCTAGTCTGAAGCTTTTTAGCATTTTACATTTCAATGTCCTAGGCTGCCTGGCGTGCAATTCTTTTGTAAAAAGAGGGCGTCCAAAGCCGCCCAAAAATATCATGTCAAAGACCTCTAAACATAGCAACACCTAAACAGTAGGGTTGAAAACTAAGTTTGAGCATAACTAGAGAATCCCCACAAGCCACAGGGCAGCAGAACCCTATCAATCACGCCACTAAATTTCCCCTTCAGAATGAAGCAATCCAACgaagctcccccccccccccaagtttGAAGCCTAACCATTCGCTTCAACTCCCGAACTCGTGCAAACCTTGGACCGAGGAACTACGCGTGAAATCGAAAAGCACAGCAAGCTGGAGAGAAACATCGAATCGAACAGACTCACCGAGGGGGCCCCCGTTTCCGGAGGCACTCTACCGCGGGAAGGAAAgccgcgcggaggaggaggacgaggagaagCTGTCCTGCGGGGGTGGGGAGGAATTAGGCAGGCGCGTGCGGGGAGACGACTTCGGCTGTGGAGGTTTGGAGGGCGATTCGGCCTCGGAGCTTTAAATGCgacgaggaagaaaaagaaaactggAGAGGAGATGGACAGGGGAAAGGAAAGGaagctcgggggggggggggggggggggggcgcgaaCCTTCGGTGCAAAGGCAGCTGTAGTGGATTGGCTCGGCTGGCACTTGCGGTTATCAAAGACGAATTGCCATGGCCCATGGGTTACATCTATGGGCGACATCTAGCTTTGCGGGCCGGTTTAGTTGGGCCGGCAGTCGTATAGCCTGCAAGGTACCCAAGATCTGGTTCTCTTTGAGCCTAGAGGCGCAGCGCTCGCACGGCTTCAATTTCTTCTCGTGTTCTGCGGCTCTCTCAGCCCGACTCCGAGTCCGACATGCGCGAGAGATTATTGTCGCCCCGACTGAGCGTGTGCGCTTCGATTTCTTATCGGAAGCGAATAACCGACTCGCACAAGAAGAACTCCGCGCATTCAGATTCCCACCGCGCCCCGGCATAAATATTCAGTCGCACCGCTCGTTCCAAAGCGCTGGAGAAAGTGCGAATTGCAGGAGCACGCCATCCATGGAAATCGCAGCGCGCATTGCCGGCGTCCCCGCCGTTTGTCTCTCCAGCCGCCTCCAGCTCGCCACTTCTTTCTCCCCACAGCcgccttcatcttcatcttcggcccgccgcgacggcggatgcccgctcgccgccggcgctgtgGGAATCACGGTTCGACCGCGGCGCCGTGGTCGCCGCCAGCGGGGAGATCTGCGCGCACGTGGCCGCAGCGTGCGCCGACGCGCGCATCGCCAGCAGCGGCGTGCGCATCCTGGTTCTAGTAGACACGTTCGCGTGCCCCGTGGTGTTCCGCCCCTGGCCGCCTTACAAGCCGGTGTGGAGTGGCGCCGTCGTCAAGAACAAAAACGTGATGATCGCGAGGGCCGACGACACGTGCGCAAGCTTGGAGCCCGGGAGCGGGCTGCCTACAGCTGCGGCGAAGGAGCAGCCGCGTTCTATCGGCGTCATCGGAGGTGGGCTCCTAGAGCCGTTGGAGGAGCGGTTCCAAGGCTGGTTGCCGTGGTAGGTAGCTAGGATTGTGGATGAATGGCTCGGCGTTGAGGCTGTCAACCAGAATTCGTACTCGGAGTTGGTGATTATCCCCTATCTAATATGAGTATCTTATACATCTTTTGCACGTTCTGAAACATATAATAGTGTATGTAAACTTTGTAGTTTCTGCTGTTCTGCAGGTTGTTAAAACATATATGTGTAGCTTCAAGTTTTTATCAATGTATATCTATTGCATCAATCCCAACTTAAATCAGTCTCGTTTGTACTGCCGATCTCAAAGTGATATCATTTAACTGATTATTTTTATGTTTTCATTAAATTTAAGTCCGTTTAGGTCCCAAGACGTTGTTGTTGTTCATTTCTTACTATATATCCGTACGGATCCACCCATCGTGTTAgacaaaattaaaaattttggtgaAAAAATATGTACTCTAGAAGTAGAAAGATAAATATTTTAGATATTGTTAGATGAATTCTCACATGACACGAGCTGTTGGGTTTTCATATAGTCTAATCAATATCCGCATCATTATTACTCTATCCGTGCAAATTATAGATCATTTTGGGATTTTCATAAACATAACTTATGCACCTAGATTCATACCCAATAAAAACTAATATGTATTCAAATTTAACAAAACAACTTATAATTTGAAGTGGAGTGGGTAGTCACAATCAACTTTAATTACTATTTTCATTCCAAACGTTGCTAcctggctccttctgatcctCACAAAATTTCGACAATTATGCAAACTTTCATCTCCGACGTCGTCACCATCGCAGCAGCCGACGTGACCCCACACACGTAGCCTCAGCCCTGCCGCGTCTCGGTCTCAATGGCGCGCGTGCCACGGCGAGAGTCAGACCCGAAGAAACAGGTAGAGGTCACGAGGATGGGCGTGGTATCGATGTTCGGCAACGATGCGGGTGCATTCTACGACTGGCTCCTCGCGGGAAGAGCGGCACAGGGCACATCGACAGCTTCGATTCTATCGGGTTCTTTGTCCGTTTCGCCGTCCAAATCCGTGAgttttcctaaaaaaattcTAAGTAAAAATTTCTATCCGAAATTGCAAGAACGTGGGAAAACACTTTCCTCTTGGATGCACCTTCAAAGCATCAAAACGTACTTCGAAAGGCTAACGTCGCCAGCCTCCCCCCCACCACACGTGCGGCGTCGCAGCTGACAAAATTGGGTTCCCGCCTCCTAGCCAGATCAGCAGCGGCGCGCCTCCTCTCCCACCTCCGCCGCAGGACGCCGGACCCTACCCATCGCCTCCTTCCACATGGCACCTCCTTGGCGTCCCTCCTGGGGCCCACTGGTgacatccccgccgccgccgactcagCCCTTCTCCGCTACTCAGCGCGGTGGTCCTCTTCGTCCACGACGGCGGTTGCAGAGGTGCCGATGACGGCGGACGGCCTGACGGTGGAGTCGATTGCCGGCAAGGGTGGACGATCCTCCCCGAGGCCAAGAGCGACTGGcgcagccacgccgccgccgtcacgcaGTCCATCAAGCTCATTAAGAAGCGCCTCAAGGTTCAATTCTTACACGAAACCCGTACTTGTTCTTTGTTGCGACAGGATGTGCGTCTTAGGTACTTGGCTCTTTCAAGCATATGAACGAACATATAAAGTGCGGTGTGCGTTTATGCTCGCTTAACTGGGTATTTTATCCTGTTTGAACCGGGCACTGTTTTGTTTTGTAGAGTGGGGATGGATACTTGAGAGAACGAAGCAACTGGCTGTGGTGTTGGAGAAGCCAGACCTCTGGGATGATCCAGTTTTCGCTGGAAGAGTTAGCCGTGAGCACGGTTAGCTCATGAGCAGGATTAAATCAGTGAACCAGTTTGAGCAGGAATTAATTGAGCACATCGAGATGTTAAGGCTTGCACGTGAAGAAAATGATAATGAATTTGAGATGGTGAGTACAGGGCTTTATTACAAGATATAAAGCTTTAAACACAGCACAGACCTATGTTCCATTCAGGCTGCGTTTGGTTTGTGCTGTGCTAATGAATAGTGACATTTTGACTgctaattatggtgtcaaacaaagtcagtttacaaaaccaacttcagaacccccgcgctagtgaccttgaagaatctaacgagacttttgaccgcgcgattagagaatggttactgtagcaccaatGTAGTCAATTATCGATTacttaccatcattagattcgtcgcgaaaagttacacccatccctaaaaagattctgtaaattgactttatttactACTTCATGTATAGAAGATTCTCTCATAGAATAGAATAGAATAGTgtgaaccaaacacggccatttTGAAGGCCAGCTATTTGGTTTCATCTGTCACTTCAACTGATCTTGTAGGAAAGCATGAGGGCTTTGGCTGATATGAGAAgtgcaaaggagaaagaactCAATGCTCTACTTTCTGGAGACAATGATTCCTGCTCTTGCTTCATTGAGGTTTATTTTGCGTACCATCTTACTCCATTTCACTATGTTTGTAAGAATTTTGAGCGAACTGTCCTATCTAGAGGTCTTGTACTGAAGCATTAATGCTCCTTTTATGCAGCCCTCAAAAGGTTATCAGTGGTTGATTCCTTGTGATGATGGTTTCAGGTTCAGGCAGGGGCTGGTGGCACTGAGAGCACGGACTGGGCTGCAATGGTCATGAACATGTGTAGATCATGGGCTCAGCGACGGGGATATACAATCACTGTGGTAGAAGAGATGCCTGGTGAAGAATCAAGGTTTATTTGTTTCTCATTGATACCTTTTGCTGAATAAACGACTTATTCGTAACGGCCCTTTTGCTATTTATATATCTTTTGCTAGAAACGTATCCCTTCTTGGGATACATTTTGCCTTCTTCTGAGACAGTCACTTTCTAATTCAAGTATCATGTAGTAAAAAGAACTCATACTAAACTGCTGCTATTTCCAGAGGGCCACTATCAAAGTTGACGGTGAATATGCATTTAGATATGCCAAAGCCGAAGTAGGAGTTCATAGATTAGTGCAAATTTCTCCATTTGACAGCGGAAAGCGACGGCACACTTcctttgctgctgttgctgtaaTCCCTATTCTTGGCGACGCCTATAGCTGATACCAGATAAAAGACTCTGATCTTCGGATAGAAAATTTCCGTTCCGGTGGTCCTGGTGGCCAGCACGCCAAAACTACTGAAAGTGCCATTCGAATTGTGCACATTCCAACTGGTATTAGCGCAACATGTCAAAATGAAGGGTAAATTTGACTCCGCCTCCTTTGGATTTCAATCGCTTATTCATTTTTTTGCCAGGGCACTGGGATACAGAAATGGCATTTTGGCTAGTTCTTGGCTTAATGTCTATAAACATAATTGTTGTACTTCATGAGAAATGCAGATCACAACACATAACAAGGCATCAGCAATGGCGGTGCTCCAATTTCGTATGGACCAACTTGAGATTGCCCGCCAAGCACAGATGAATGCAGAGCACACACAGTCACTCCATGAAATCAGCTGGGGCAACCAAATAAGATCTTATGTTCTCCATGTAAGTTTCTACTCCTATTTCGAACTAGAAATGGTCGCGGCGTTACCGCGCATGGCCAGTGTGTGGTCTGCTTATGTGcagatgcccccccccccccacttttTTTCCTATCTCATCTGGTGAAGCGAGGTAGTTATTGGTCGGGATGGGTGCTTTAGCTTCTTATCTGCTGGTTTTGAGATCTCGTGCAGTCGTGCATGTGGACTGATTTTTTCCGTTTTGGTAAATCATTATAAATGGTGTGAGTTATAAAAGAACACTACGAGCATCTAAAAGGACTTACCAGCTATCTGTCCCACACTATCGTaatgatccacaattgtcggCATGTTTAACATACCAGCTATATGTCCTGTGCTGGCAGGCAGCATCAACCAGAGCTTGCAAGGAAATGGGGGACGACAGCACTTAGCCCCCTTCATAGAGATATTGTGGGAAGGATACTCTCTTGCAGCTGAAGCTACAAACGTACTcgtatccatccatccatccaacttactaatccatccatccatccatccaactTACTAAAGCACCGATTGAAATTTGGCTTGGTCCACCCCGCGATCTGCCCCCGCTGAGGGAACCAGTCGATATGTACCAAAGAAAGTGTACCCAGCAAATCCCATccaatccatccatccatccaactTACTAAAGCACCGATTGAAATTTGGCTTGGTACACCCCGCGATCTGCCCCCGCTGAGGGAACCAGTCGATGTGTACCAAAGAAAGTGTACCCAGCAAATCCCATGAATCGAAATGAACGGTTCAGATTAAAATAGTGCCAAATCCGACGGTCCAAGAAGCAAGGCTTCAACGCGAGCGCACTGCAAGGCTTCAACACGAACCTTGCCCTGCAGTGCCACACCCGCCCCCGGTTCGATTCCTCTCATGCCTCTCTCGCCAAATTTCTTCCCGCCGGCCGACGCTAACCATAACCCCCTCATGTCCTCCCTGAGCCCCGGCTCCCCGTCGCCACCTCCTCTCCTGCTCcctgccaccaccgcctcctacCCAGCttcccgccgccacctcctctcctgcttcttgccgccacctcctcctccccggctccccattgccgcctcccctccccttctccctctccgccTACCTCCATCGCCCCTCCACGCTGCCACTACTCCTgctcaccgccaccgccgcgcgctcccACGGGATCTGGATCTGGCGCGGTGCGCGGCTCGGAGGGAGGGTTCAGCTGCGCCGTCGCCCGGCGGACCTCATCCGCACTGAACGGAGGGCggtggtttgaccggaccggtcggtttaTTTAACCCTGCGCCCAACTCGGCAGCAAACCAATCACGCCCTCTCCTCCCCGCATCTCCCTCGGTGAATGGGACGCGTGTCGCGCAGCGCGtccccggcagcggcgcggtGATTTCCTTTTGCCAGCCCTCCGCGCCCGGCAGCAGCGCAGCTGCCCGGTGGGGCAGCGCCTGCCGTGGACCCGTGGTGTCAGCGGGTCAGGTAGGCGGATAGGCCAGCGCGCGGGGTGGTGCGGCGCCCCAGGCTGCTGCTTGGTGCCAGGAGAGGTGGCGGGGCACtcgacaggcggcggcggtaggcaGCGCAGGGGTGGAGCGAGCCGCGGAGGCGCCGCGCAGTGTTCGTACCCGCGTGCGCTGCCCTTCCTCTCTTTACCGATGCGATCGGCGAGGACGGGACGGCACCCCGATGGAGCAGTTGGTGACGATGGCCAGTCCCCTCGTGTGCTCCGGGAATTAGATGCGCGCGCTGGCCATGGTTGAGATAAGTGCCCCCTCCTCATCGCATATCCTTCCCccgctttcttcttcctctcaccTCCACTTGGCCGCCGCCCTTCCACGTCGCGCCCCGACCTCCGGCCCTCCTCGACCCGAGCTAACCCCCAGAAccactccacctcctcccacaGCACCTCCCCAGCCTGACCTCGCCTGCCCGGAACCGTcggaccgccgccgcacgccgcttcCCTCGCCGGCGATCCCTGCTCTCGTCATCGGCCCACCTCCGTCCACCCCGAGCCACCGAAAGGTAGCTTTCGCCACCCTGAAGCTCCCCCACCACTCTCTCGCCGCCGGTCGGCCACCACCTCGCCGGAATTTGGTTTGCCCCGCCGCGAGCAATGGCCAAGGGTCACATTGCAAGCCCCAAATTAGTTGCAGGGTCTGTTACGCAAAAACCCAGGGACCTATCTATAAAATCTAAAATCTGTGTTCAAGTTTTGTTTTCAAAACAGCAAATTTGTAAAATCAAtataaaatcgtataaaaatcataaaaatccaagataaattttgttgtgttcctctacctgagatctacaacttttgtacaGGACCAAGACCAGTTCCAAAATAAATTGTAATATAGGATCAATATTATTTTTATTACCTTTTAAATTTAACTTATATTCTAAGTCAGCTCTGTACATGATTTCTGAACAGTGGCCATCATTCTACGAGTTTAGCTCTGTATAAAAGTTTAAGGGCCAGAGCACAACTATAGCTACAGTTTATCTTTAGATCTTCTTCTTTGCCATGTTTAAAAAGATCTAAATATTCTATGTGTTATACTATGATTCATGAAGTAAAATTTTTAAAGTAATGTTATATTGATGCCTAGATGCTGGAGAAAAAGTTTAGGACTTCTTACTTCAATGGATCTTGATCAAGTACATTTTGACATGACAAAATACCGGAGCCatctaggccttgtttagttcccaaaaaatttcctatAATATCCGTTACATCGAATcgtcggacacatgcatgaaacattaaatgtagttaaaaaataaccaactatacaatctaactgattatcacgagatgaatcttttaaggataattaattcatgattggacattatttgtcgagcaacaacgaaatatgctataATACCGAAAtctaaactttttcaccaactaaacatttAATATGACAAAACACAAACCCTGCCACAGTGCGCTAGAGGTGTCCTGTTCCCCGCATAAACCTGATGGGCAAAAGAGCGATTAGCTTGCGGCACAGCATTTAAAAGTGCCATGCACAGATAAAATAAAAATCTCTACTCCTATAATGTGGGAGTGGTTCGTGCGTCAAGCGGCACTTGTTCGTGCGTCGCGATGCAGGAGTGGATGCACGCATGGGCCGTCTAATGTTTTGGGCCTCTGCCCATTCCAGCCCAGCAATTTGTTCCTCCGTCCCTAGCCAGCCCACCCACAGCGACGCCTCCATCCTCGTGGAGCCGCGCCCTCCAGATGCGCCGTAGCGCCGCCACCTCTCACCGCGCCATCGCAACAGGCCCTCCGGCTGCCCTCCCGTCGCGCCATGGATCCAACGCCGCTGCCCTCCCCCGCGCCATGGAGCCACCGCAGGAGGAAGATTCCGGCAGCACCGGAGGACGGCCGACGGGCCCTCCAGCCGCGCCATGGAACCGCCATGCCGACGGACGGTGGCCGAAGGGCAGCTGCCGCGTCGACGGGGGCGGTCCGCCATCACAATTGCGACGCGAACAGATCAAGGCCGGGGACGAGCGCGCCACGGAGCTGCAACTGCCTTGACTACCGACCTACTGTGACCCACGAACGAGCTCGCCCCCCACGTTGTTGATAACCGCCTTGAGTTCGGTCCAGCCGCAACCCACGAACCACGACTGAGCGCCACAGCTGCAGCCCCATCTTCAGCCTCTCGAGCCTACAAAAGCCGGCTCTCTACTCAGTTTGCTCTGCTTTTCTCTCGCAGACACGAAAGGTACGGGTTCCCTCTCATTTCCCCCCTCGCTTCTGCTGTATACTACCCATCTCATGGTGGCTAATGCTTGATTCTTGATAGTGCGCTGCTTCGTTCACATCGGTGGGTCACCTGCCTTCCTGGGTAGGTCCATAGTTCGACGAGCTTCAGTGACAAGGTACATTTATTTCATCATGGACATGCTGCCCTTCAGTTCATTTCATTATCGTCATCTTCAGTTCTCCAATTCAGCAAGTATTTGCACATTTCATTATCTTCATCTTCAGTTCTCCAATTCGGCAAGTATTTGCACATTTCATTATCTTCATCTTCAGTTTTCCAATTCCGCGAGTATTTGCACATGTATCAAGTGGTGTTGCTTTGATAATTCATCTCCCTAGATGCAATGCAATTGGTTGTAGTATAGTTTTTTTCACTAATTGCCAGAACATGGTCTGAACTTTGGTGCTTTTCACCAGTCATCAAACAGTGTTGCTTTGAGAAATCATCTCCCTACGAAATGCAGTTGCTTCCAAATGAGGACCTTGAATTGTTTGACAATATTTAATAAGCATCCGAGCATATACTGTTTAAATTCAGATTATAACCGTTGGAGTATCTGTAAATAAGAAGGAAATTTGAGAAAAAATATACTACCTCAGAACAGGAGGTGAATCACTTGTCTAGGAGCTCATATCATACTCTTGCTCATAAGCAAGTATACAATTACAAATCTTTTATATGACAACATGAATGAATAACCACATGATCATTTCCCTCAAACGATGAATTTTAATTAAAAATGCTACAAAGTCTAAACATTTAACTATGACATTCCATTGACTAAGACCATGCATTCAACCTTGAACTTCTTGTGATGGAGCTTATCAGATACTCactccattccaaattgtaggtcttTCTAGACCTCTTTTTCTCCGTCTATATCCATTTGTATGTTGATGAACCTAGACACATGTACATACCACATCCAATAGATGGATGGATGTACCTATTCAAAAACCAAaacaacctacaatttggaacagagggagtaattTAATGACTATTTTTTCTATATAGAATTATACAAATTGATCACCCCTATCGACAAGCCAATGTAAAAGAAAGCCATCATTAGTTGTCAAATAACTTGG from Panicum virgatum strain AP13 chromosome 9K, P.virgatum_v5, whole genome shotgun sequence encodes:
- the LOC120652527 gene encoding ELMO domain-containing protein A-like, translating into MSISSLRRRLHHGDVDGRKNEHVDISSADALNEPLLGSSHDNGGSEVYDPRRQDLWDDDRKKEQLHWSFLFSNLIAQWAQWLANIIVGSGSIFGRLFPFSLDNQSNPVYLSPLQEERLNTLRRRLQIPFDGSRIEHQDALRQLWRLAYPTREIPPLKSELWKEMGWQGTDPSTDFRGGGLISLENLIFFARNYPKSFQMLLNKVQGQRSDWEYPFAVAGINISFMLIQMLDLQSSVPSSKSGIRFLELLGRDENAFDHLYCVAFRLLDAQWLVKRASYMEFNEVMKSTRTQLERELVLEDVLAVKDLPSYTMLDE